GACGGAAGTTGTCCTAGGGGGTGTCCTAGGGGAATTAGCACTGCCCAGGGCTAAGTTGTACCATAACTTAGTGTATGGCTTCCCATCCCCAAACTTTGACATGCTCCCCGACCTCAAGGTGCGGGGATTCTCCGGCTAGGCGAATAGTCCAAGCTGTTCGCTGTACGGCTGGCTAGACAAAGCAGTCGGATTGCCAGACATCCTGGTCTTACGCCCGTTCTTTGTCCATTTAGAGTCTTGGGTTAGCCCCAACCCAGACTTTTCGATATTTTTGGCGGCATTACCATCTCTATCATGTTCGGTGCCGCAACTCACACAGAGGATGGAACGAACCGATAGAGCAACCTTGCCCCACCGAAAGCCACAATCAGAACAGATCTGACTGGTTGGCTCCCACCGACTGATAATCCTAACCTCTCGATCATTAACCAAAAAGCTGATTCAGCCCTTTGACCTGTTGCGGCGTTGGATAAATTCGGTACTGGTATCGTGCTTTCATG
Above is a window of Prochlorothrix hollandica PCC 9006 = CALU 1027 DNA encoding:
- a CDS encoding helix-turn-helix domain-containing protein; the encoded protein is MISMKARYQYRIYPTPQQVKGLNQLFG